One genomic segment of Methanothermococcus okinawensis IH1 includes these proteins:
- a CDS encoding STT3 domain-containing protein yields MGNLINKISELFNKHKYIKLFLIVLVIGLISFQLRAQPADMGFTDNPQLKSMFADEHGRMYLVALDPYYYLRLTENYYYHGYLGETLKEVNGKLVPYDTCQYAPPGHPITEPVPVICLTTIAIYDIWHSYDATVTLMNAAYWVPAIMGILLGIPVFFIVRRTTLSNIGGIVGALTIISSPALLYKTSAGFADTPIFEVLPILFIVWFIMEAIHHQENLKKSLIFATLATIVMALAPRMWAGWWYGYDIVSGFLVIYLIYSYIIKNSYKKTVVVEVGNIKNILSIIGIFTAGGVLLISAIYGINNFINGALAPIGFTTIKAVSHASGWPNVYTTVSELATPSINDIISGSLGNAYLFVLGIIGALLSFISMRYKEMSIKFDAKYAILLTLWLFATFYAATKGVRFIGLMVPPLSIGVGIFAGQMANIIKRRNDDLTKWTLYPIIGILFLVALKITAQKIPKILIPTTYVPIAEYIMILTIAILAVYKIIDIISSNKEMQIKKTISILLALTLVLPPLANAVPLSSAPTLNNGWLESLNWIKTETPNNSVITCWWDNGHIYTWATRKMVTFDGGSQNSPRAYWVGRAFSTSDENLSIGILRMLATSGDSAFEENSILMNKTNHSVAKTVKILNEILPLDRTDAYTVLTNKYGLTGKEAYNVLNATHPEHPNPDYLITYNRMTDIAPVWSMFGMWNFNLSPNTPDDKREKGYYQKLRGEGFLTNGTLVIRVPLQKTKDYMVMNLIMVKNSTMASYDITYNTKTNTLISENITGFHKVIVKDENNIYEDTYNKNGVMSEIVRLEPVGNGQYYAYVWISTRNLEDSVYTKLHFLDGYGLKHIKLVKASLDPTNYGIQPGFKVYKVDYGNKYLN; encoded by the coding sequence ATGGGGAATTTAATAAATAAAATCTCTGAGCTCTTTAACAAACATAAATACATAAAACTATTTTTAATAGTTTTGGTTATAGGGCTCATAAGCTTTCAGCTAAGAGCTCAGCCAGCAGATATGGGATTTACAGATAACCCACAATTGAAAAGTATGTTCGCAGATGAACATGGAAGAATGTATTTGGTGGCATTAGACCCTTATTACTATCTAAGATTAACTGAAAATTACTATTATCATGGATATCTTGGGGAAACACTAAAAGAAGTTAATGGAAAATTGGTGCCTTATGATACCTGTCAGTATGCACCACCAGGACATCCAATAACAGAACCAGTTCCTGTAATATGTTTAACCACAATTGCAATATACGATATATGGCATTCGTATGATGCTACTGTAACCTTAATGAATGCAGCATATTGGGTTCCTGCTATAATGGGTATATTGTTGGGAATTCCTGTATTTTTCATAGTTAGAAGAACCACATTAAGCAATATTGGAGGAATTGTAGGGGCATTAACGATAATATCAAGTCCTGCACTATTGTATAAAACTTCAGCAGGTTTTGCAGACACCCCAATATTTGAGGTTTTGCCCATATTATTTATAGTATGGTTTATTATGGAGGCCATACATCACCAGGAAAACCTAAAAAAATCCTTAATATTTGCCACATTGGCAACAATAGTTATGGCATTGGCTCCGAGAATGTGGGCAGGTTGGTGGTATGGATACGATATTGTAAGTGGATTTTTAGTTATATATTTGATATATAGTTATATCATCAAAAATAGTTATAAAAAAACTGTTGTTGTAGAAGTTGGAAACATAAAAAATATACTTTCCATTATAGGTATATTTACTGCGGGCGGAGTTCTACTGATATCTGCTATATATGGAATAAATAATTTCATAAATGGAGCTCTTGCACCCATTGGCTTTACAACAATAAAGGCAGTTTCCCATGCATCAGGATGGCCAAATGTATATACGACTGTATCGGAGCTCGCCACTCCATCTATCAATGATATTATAAGTGGCTCACTTGGTAATGCATATCTCTTTGTATTGGGTATAATTGGTGCTTTACTGTCATTCATTTCAATGAGATACAAGGAGATGAGTATTAAATTTGATGCAAAATATGCTATATTATTAACACTTTGGTTATTTGCAACATTCTATGCAGCTACAAAAGGTGTTAGGTTTATAGGTTTGATGGTTCCGCCATTATCCATAGGTGTAGGTATATTTGCTGGACAGATGGCAAATATAATAAAAAGAAGAAACGATGATTTAACAAAATGGACATTATACCCAATAATTGGTATTTTATTTTTGGTGGCACTCAAAATTACAGCACAAAAGATACCTAAGATATTGATACCTACAACCTATGTGCCTATTGCAGAATATATTATGATTTTAACTATTGCAATACTTGCAGTGTATAAGATAATTGATATAATCTCTTCAAATAAAGAGATGCAAATAAAAAAGACTATCAGTATATTGCTTGCATTAACTTTGGTTCTTCCACCGCTTGCAAATGCAGTGCCACTGAGCTCGGCACCAACATTGAATAATGGGTGGTTGGAGAGTTTAAATTGGATAAAAACAGAAACTCCAAATAACTCTGTAATCACCTGTTGGTGGGATAATGGGCATATTTATACCTGGGCTACAAGAAAAATGGTAACATTTGATGGAGGTAGCCAAAACTCACCAAGGGCATACTGGGTTGGAAGAGCATTTTCCACATCAGATGAAAATCTTTCCATTGGAATACTTAGAATGCTTGCCACCAGTGGAGATAGTGCATTTGAAGAAAATAGTATTTTAATGAATAAAACAAACCACAGCGTGGCTAAAACTGTAAAGATATTGAATGAGATATTGCCTCTGGATAGAACCGATGCATATACGGTATTAACCAACAAATATGGACTAACAGGTAAAGAAGCATATAATGTATTAAATGCAACTCATCCAGAACATCCAAATCCTGATTATTTAATTACATACAATAGAATGACAGACATTGCTCCAGTTTGGAGTATGTTTGGTATGTGGAACTTCAATCTTTCACCAAATACACCGGATGATAAAAGAGAAAAAGGATATTATCAAAAATTAAGAGGAGAAGGATTTTTAACTAATGGAACACTTGTTATAAGAGTCCCACTACAAAAAACAAAGGATTATATGGTTATGAATCTTATCATGGTAAAAAATTCAACCATGGCAAGTTATGATATTACATACAACACCAAAACAAATACATTGATAAGTGAAAATATCACAGGATTCCATAAGGTAATTGTTAAGGATGAAAATAATATTTATGAAGATACATACAATAAAAATGGGGTTATGAGCGAAATTGTTAGGTTGGAACCAGTAGGAAATGGTCAGTATTATGCCTATGTATGGATATCAACAAGAAATCTCGAAGATAGCGTATATACAAAGCTTCATTTCCTTGATGGATATGGTTTAAAACATATAAAATTGGTTAAAGCATCCTTAGACCCTACAAACTATGGAATTCAGCCAGGATTTAAGGTTTATAAGGTAGATTATGGAAATAAATATTTAAATTAA